The Chamaesiphon minutus PCC 6605 DNA window TGTTCATCGGCGGCGTACCCATAAAGGTGGCAACCATCCGATCGATCGGGCGATGATAAATTTCGGTAGGGGTGCCGATCTGTTTGATGTAGCCGCGATCGAGAACGACGATGCGATCGGCCAGCGTCATGGCTTCGACGCAATCGTGAGTCACATAAATTGTCGTAATTCCAACTTGTTGGTGGAGCTGTTTGAGTTCGGCGCGGGTATCGTCGCGCAGTCCGGTATCCAGATTGGATAGCGGTTCGTCTAATAAGAATACTTGGGGCGAACGGGCAATCGCGCGACCGAGAGCGACGCGTTGCTGTTGTCCGCCAGATAATTGTTTGGGTTTGCGATCGAGCAAGGTGTCAATTTTGAGGAGTTTGGCGATCTCCTGAATCCGGCGCGAGATAATCGATCGATCCGTCCCGCGCATTTGCATCCCAAATCCTAAGTTTTCGGCAACTGTCATGTGCGGATAGAGGGCATAATTTTGGAAGACCATCGCCACATCTCGTTGTCTGGCGGGGACTTTGTTTACCAATCGATCGCCGATATAGACACTGCCGCTAGTGGCTGTCTCTAAGCCAGCAATAATCCTGAGTAAAGTCGATTTGCCGCATCCCGATGGCCCCACCAGTACCCAAAATTCACCGTCGGGAATCTCGAAGGAGATATCGTCGATGCCGATAAATCTCTGCTCTGGCTGGGCGGTAGTGCTGGTAAATTTCCGGCTGATGCGATCGAGTTTGACGCTAGACATAGTTTACAGGCGATCTTTGCCGATACTATTTTTATTTTACTGCTGTTATTGACTGAAGCGGTTGGCAGCTTGGCAAATATAGGCTAGACTCCCTAAATTTTGACGACCTTGGCTGCGATCGTTCGGTCAGAAATTAACTTCATTTTCTCTAAATTACTACTACAGCGGATGCGCAATCCGGATACATCAACTGCGTATTGGTTGAATAGGACAGGATTGTATTTAAGGAGGTTTAGCAACTCTCAGTCGAGCGATGGATGAGTATTGAGAGAAAATCTAAAGTAGTATTAGAAATTGCGATCGAGTCTATCTTGTGATGGTTGGAGTAATGGTAAACATTAATTTATGATTGTTACATCAAGGCTCATCGGCAGTTTGTAAAGTGTTATCTTTCATCCAGATACCGCAGCACAAATACATCTAACGCATAATTTTCTGTAGCTCTGGTTGAAAGCGAGTGCGAACTAAATCGTTACTCACAATTCGAGTGCGGAATTCATGAGAGCGAGTGCAGCTTAGACAGCAACGTCTATATTTATATCGAGAATCGAATGGTGAATGCAGAACTAACTGTCGGACAACTAGAAAGAAAACTATCCCAAAAGCTCCAAGCCCTTTATAAGGAAAAACTCGGACACCGACCCAGTCAAATTACTTGCAAACTATTCGACCAAAAAGTTGTAATTATAATTGAGGATTCGATTACCCCTACCGAACAATTATTGCTAGCAACTGGCGACAACCGACTTGCCGAACAAGTCCGATCGAATTTAGATGAAGCGATCGCTCCTTACATCCGCGAGACGATCGAACAAATTTTGGAGGCAAAAGTGGAAGATTTGCTCATTGATGCCACCATTGAAACGGGGAGAATGGCAATTGTGACAGTTTTGGCAGACAATCCGATCGCCAGAAAAATCGAGGCGACCCCCAAGGGCAAAAAGTTACCTAAAGCTTCGGCGATACCATTTTCTTAACTTTTGCATGAGATGTGAAATCCTTGATGAAGTGGAGCGATCTGGCAAAGGGCAGAGGGGACGGGATGACATGTGTCCGATTTTCCGTTTCTTTACCCTTTATTCCTCAACAGGAGTCCCACGCGCCAGATTTTCAGGTTAGGGAGACCACATCATCGAACTCGGATCAGGCCAGGTAAAACTAAATTTCGAGCCGACTCCGGGAGTAGAATCGATCCAGATCTTACCGCCTTGAAGTTCGATTTTCTTTTTGGCGATCGCGAGTCCCATTCCCGTACTTAGGTTATCTTGTTTTAGCGATAATTTTTGAAACACTTCAAAGATCCGCTCTCGATCTTGGCGCGCAATCCCCGGCCCATCGTCGCTAATCTCGAACAGGTAGCCAGTGCGCTGCGGCTGGGCGACAATTCGCACTTTTCCGTCGGGTCGATCGTGATGTCTCACACCATTATCGATCAGATATGTCAAAACCTGCTGGAGCGCAACGCGATCGGTTCTG harbors:
- a CDS encoding ABC transporter ATP-binding protein; protein product: MSSVKLDRISRKFTSTTAQPEQRFIGIDDISFEIPDGEFWVLVGPSGCGKSTLLRIIAGLETATSGSVYIGDRLVNKVPARQRDVAMVFQNYALYPHMTVAENLGFGMQMRGTDRSIISRRIQEIAKLLKIDTLLDRKPKQLSGGQQQRVALGRAIARSPQVFLLDEPLSNLDTGLRDDTRAELKQLHQQVGITTIYVTHDCVEAMTLADRIVVLDRGYIKQIGTPTEIYHRPIDRMVATFMGTPPMNIFPASYHDGYWQIGERQISCDPDIIDRLRLRDRQGFNLGIRPEYLSIVPDDTPNSLLATLESIETLGRETLLKVQIVGTSTQINLLVSPYWSQQIGEPRAVERLGNQLTIQIATEWLFVFDPTSGQRLFPLN
- a CDS encoding DUF2294 domain-containing protein, with the protein product MVNAELTVGQLERKLSQKLQALYKEKLGHRPSQITCKLFDQKVVIIIEDSITPTEQLLLATGDNRLAEQVRSNLDEAIAPYIRETIEQILEAKVEDLLIDATIETGRMAIVTVLADNPIARKIEATPKGKKLPKASAIPFS